From a region of the Myroides sp. JBRI-B21084 genome:
- a CDS encoding MFS transporter: protein MKIELASMSLKVPQLPITKNIALAVAQIVLWGGSFFILSVLADPIMKETGWSHQMVYGVLSLSLLVSGLVSSKIGKTINEREKDYILLYSGVVMALGLTIIGLAQQFWIFILGWIIIGISMAMGLYDALFALLGKRYGREANKSIIQITLISGFAPTVSWFFVSHLLHYVDWRTACFIYTFVLLISVFPLHRFAFQATENVTNKTSEKVVTESVSTDLFRSKIFRLLLAYFTIGSMLMTGIVVHLIDILLSNEMHLATAVSIAALLGPSQVGVRVLDLVLPKKTAETTAVISAIAIFTGLVLLLISPKIAFLGVIVFGLGNGMRSILKGTLPLAIFGQKGYAVILGKLAGLPLIAQAVTPFIGGFVIQQFNSSVYICLLAVLALVNIILVVLVKKLTKSNNH from the coding sequence GTGAAAATAGAATTAGCGAGTATGAGTTTAAAAGTTCCGCAACTTCCGATTACAAAAAATATTGCTTTGGCTGTTGCTCAAATCGTTTTATGGGGTGGTTCGTTTTTTATTTTATCGGTTTTGGCTGACCCGATAATGAAAGAAACCGGTTGGTCGCACCAAATGGTTTATGGGGTTTTGTCGCTGTCTTTATTGGTTAGTGGATTAGTTTCTTCAAAAATCGGTAAAACCATCAACGAAAGAGAAAAAGACTATATCCTATTGTATTCAGGTGTTGTAATGGCGTTGGGATTGACCATTATCGGATTGGCACAACAATTTTGGATATTCATTTTAGGTTGGATAATCATTGGTATTTCAATGGCAATGGGTTTGTATGACGCTTTGTTTGCGTTACTCGGAAAAAGATACGGCAGAGAAGCCAATAAATCAATCATTCAAATTACTTTGATTTCGGGTTTTGCACCTACGGTTTCGTGGTTTTTCGTGTCACATTTATTGCATTATGTCGATTGGCGAACAGCTTGTTTTATTTATACGTTTGTATTGCTGATTTCGGTATTCCCACTTCATCGTTTTGCTTTTCAGGCAACTGAAAATGTAACGAATAAAACAAGTGAAAAAGTTGTAACCGAAAGCGTTTCAACGGATTTGTTTCGTTCTAAAATTTTTCGTTTGCTTCTCGCATACTTTACAATAGGTTCGATGTTGATGACAGGAATTGTAGTTCATTTAATTGATATTTTGTTGAGCAATGAAATGCATTTGGCAACGGCTGTAAGTATAGCGGCTTTGCTTGGTCCAAGTCAAGTTGGTGTTCGTGTTTTAGATTTAGTATTGCCAAAAAAAACCGCCGAAACAACGGCTGTGATTTCAGCTATTGCTATTTTTACCGGACTTGTTTTATTGTTGATTAGTCCTAAAATTGCATTTCTTGGGGTTATTGTTTTTGGATTGGGAAACGGAATGCGTTCTATTCTAAAAGGAACATTACCTTTAGCTATTTTCGGACAAAAAGGCTATGCCGTTATTTTAGGAAAATTGGCAGGTTTACCACTGATAGCACAAGCTGTAACACCGTTTATAGGTGGTTTTGTAATACAACAATTTAATTCTTCCGTATATATCTGCCTACTTGCTGTTTTGGCTCTTGTCAATATCATTTTAGTTGTATTAGTCAAAAAGTTAACAAAGTCTAATAATCATTAG